A window from Cryptomeria japonica chromosome 1, Sugi_1.0, whole genome shotgun sequence encodes these proteins:
- the LOC131857274 gene encoding methyl jasmonate esterase 1-like — protein METNVVKARGCHFVMVHGACFGAWCWYIVADLLLKSGHTVSSIDMASAGIDPRDADHISSLQEYNQPLTDFFTALPSTEKVILVGHSAGGLNLSFTMERFPHKIAAAVFVTAFMPLSGTTLSDIIAEILSFIGDFGDSTFYYANGKGNPATSFKLGTQFTRQSLLQNSPPWDLTLWESLVKKFPLWYEPLLYTAKNYGSVRRIYVVSKEDKLLVEAFQRKTIVENPPKMVYEIEGSDHAVFFSKPLQLTEVLIKIANVCVKVKHHILM, from the exons ATGGAAACAAATGTAGTTAAGGCAAGGGGGTGTCACTTTGTGATGGTTCATGGAGCATGTTTTGGGGCTTGGTGTTGGTATATAGTTGCAGATCTTCTTCTCAAATCCGGCCACACTGTATCTTCCATTGACATGGCAAGCGCAGGCATCGATCCTAGAGATGCCGATCACATTTCATCTTTACAAGAGTACAATCAGCCTCTCACAGATTTCTTTACAGCTCTTCCTTCTACGGAGAAG GTTATATTGGTTGGCCACAGTGCTGGTGGCTTAAATTTGAGTTTTACCATGGAGCGTTTCCCACATAAAATTGCAGCAGCTGTATTTGTTACTGCCTTCATGCCCCTTAGCGGAACAACTCTCTCTGATATTATCGCTGAG ATCTTATCctttattggagactttggagactCCACATTTTACTATGCAAATGGGAAAGGGAATCCGGCAACATCATTCAAGTTGGGCACCCAGTTTACGCGACAATCTTTATTACAGAACAGTCCTCCTTGG GATCTGACGTTGTGGGAATCGCTGGTGAAAAAATTTCCTCTATGGTATGAACCTCTTTTGTATACAGCTAAAAACTATGGAAGTGTTAGGAGAATATACGTTGTGTCAAAGGAGGATAAGCTTCTTGTGGAGGCGTTCCAGAGAAAAACGATTGTAGAGAATCCTCCAAAAATGGTGTACGAAATTGAAGGATCTGATCACGCCGTATTCTTCTCCAAGCCTCTTCAACTGACTGAGGTGCTCATAAAAATTGCTAATGTGTGTGTGAAAGTCAAGCATCATATTCTAATGTGA